A genomic stretch from Cloacibacterium caeni includes:
- a CDS encoding DUF3098 domain-containing protein — protein sequence MSKKQTIEKSESQHNPFYFGKKNYQLMLVGLALILAGFLLMLGPDANTVNGKLDPNAWNEDIFSIRRIRIAPLLVIAGFVVQVFAILKRNK from the coding sequence ATGTCTAAAAAACAAACTATAGAAAAGTCTGAATCCCAGCACAATCCTTTTTATTTTGGCAAAAAAAACTATCAACTCATGTTGGTGGGATTGGCTTTAATTTTAGCAGGATTTCTTTTAATGCTTGGTCCAGATGCCAATACTGTTAACGGAAAACTAGATCCTAATGCTTGGAATGAAGACATCTTTTCCATCAGAAGAATCAGAATAGCGCCGTTATTGGTGATTGCTGGATTTGTAGTTCAGGTTTTCGCTATTCTTAAAAGAAACAAATAA
- a CDS encoding DUF779 domain-containing protein, translated as MVKRLDVTKKALEVIKTLKEKHGDLMFYQAGGCCEGTQPQCFEKGGFYVRTNDAMIGLVDGYEFWIDRDLFEYWKFSHFTLDVTDGFGPGGFSLETPLGKTFKIIYRLFTEEELKNLEPVKRME; from the coding sequence ATGGTAAAAAGGTTAGACGTAACAAAAAAAGCTTTGGAAGTCATTAAAACGCTTAAAGAAAAACACGGTGATTTAATGTTTTACCAAGCTGGGGGTTGCTGCGAAGGAACCCAGCCTCAATGTTTTGAAAAAGGAGGTTTCTACGTAAGAACCAATGATGCCATGATTGGTTTGGTAGATGGTTATGAATTTTGGATCGATAGAGATTTATTTGAATACTGGAAATTTTCGCATTTCACACTAGATGTTACAGACGGTTTCGGACCAGGCGGTTTTTCTCTGGAAACACCATTAGGAAAAACTTTTAAAATTATTTACAGACTTTTTACCGAGGAAGAATTAAAAAATTTAGAGCCTGTAAAAAGAATGGAGTAA
- the rluF gene encoding 23S rRNA pseudouridine(2604) synthase RluF yields the protein METRINKYLSEVGFCSRREADKLLEQGRITINGKKPELGTKVSDADEICLDGKNIKKTEEKHVYIAFNKPIGIVCTTDTKREKNNIVDYINHPKRIFPIGRLDKPSEGLILLTSDGDIVNKILRARNNHEKEYIVRVDKPITPKFLEKMRNGVPILDTVTKKCEVEQIDTLQFRIVLTQGLNRQIRRMCEYLGYEVKKLKRIRIMNIKLDLPIGKWRDLTDAEMKELAQLLQDSSKTFD from the coding sequence GTGGAAACGCGTATCAATAAATATTTATCAGAAGTAGGCTTTTGTTCGAGAAGAGAAGCCGATAAGCTTTTGGAACAAGGAAGAATTACCATTAATGGCAAAAAGCCAGAATTAGGAACTAAAGTTTCTGATGCTGATGAAATTTGCCTAGATGGCAAAAACATCAAAAAAACAGAAGAAAAACACGTTTATATCGCCTTTAATAAACCCATCGGAATTGTTTGCACCACAGATACCAAACGTGAAAAAAATAACATCGTAGATTACATCAATCACCCGAAAAGAATTTTCCCCATCGGTAGACTTGATAAACCTAGTGAAGGTCTTATTTTATTGACTTCTGACGGTGATATTGTGAATAAAATTTTACGCGCAAGAAATAACCACGAAAAAGAATACATTGTACGTGTAGACAAACCGATTACCCCAAAATTTCTAGAAAAAATGCGCAATGGTGTTCCGATTTTAGACACCGTAACCAAAAAATGCGAAGTAGAACAAATCGATACTTTGCAATTTAGAATTGTACTTACCCAAGGTTTAAACCGCCAAATCAGAAGAATGTGCGAATATCTAGGTTACGAAGTAAAAAAACTGAAGCGCATTAGAATCATGAACATTAAACTGGATTTGCCCATAGGAAAATGGAGAGATTTAACTGATGCTGAAATGAAAGAACTGGCTCAACTTCTCCAAGATTCTAGTAAGACTTTTGATTAA
- a CDS encoding acyl-CoA dehydrogenase family protein: protein MSTLKGGEFLIKEIEAKNIFTMEDFSEEQKMLRDSAREFIDKVVVPNKERFEKKDYAFTEECMKQIGEMGFLGIAVPENYGGLGLGFVSTMIACDYISGATGSLATAYGAHTGIGTLPILLYGTEEQKQKYLPDLAAGTKFGAYCLTEPDAGSDANSGKTRAKLSEDGKHYIINGQKMWISNAGFADTFTFFAKIDDDKNITGFVVNRSELENPESLTFGEEEHKLGIRASSTRQVFFNDMKVPVECLLGERNNGFKIALNALNVGRIKLAAACLDAQRRIFNLSVQYSNERKQFNTPISTFGAIRKKLAEMATATFVSEAGSYRAAQDIQDKIDALVAGGMSHQEAELKGVEEFAVECSILKVYVSDIAQKAADEGIQIFGGMGFSEDTPMEAAWRDARISRIYEGTNEINRLLSVGMLIKRAFKGEIDLMSPAMAVGKELMGIPSFETPDYSEFMSEEKAIIANLKKVFLMVSGAALQKYMMEIEKQQHLLINASEILNQIYMAESAILRVEKNFGPDSIEAAMAQLNLYKAVEAVITAAKEGIVSFADGDEQRMMLSGLRRFTKYTNQPNVIALTEKIAKHFVEKNSY from the coding sequence ATGAGCACATTAAAAGGAGGAGAATTCCTAATAAAAGAAATAGAAGCTAAGAATATCTTCACGATGGAAGATTTTTCTGAGGAACAAAAAATGCTTCGCGACTCTGCAAGAGAATTTATTGACAAAGTTGTAGTTCCTAACAAAGAGCGTTTCGAGAAAAAAGACTACGCATTCACTGAAGAGTGTATGAAACAAATCGGTGAAATGGGATTTTTAGGAATCGCAGTTCCTGAAAATTATGGCGGACTTGGTTTAGGTTTCGTTTCAACAATGATTGCTTGTGATTACATTTCTGGTGCAACGGGTTCATTGGCAACTGCTTATGGAGCACACACTGGAATTGGCACGCTTCCTATCCTATTGTACGGAACTGAAGAACAAAAACAAAAATATTTACCAGATTTAGCAGCTGGAACGAAGTTTGGAGCATACTGTCTTACTGAGCCAGATGCTGGTTCTGATGCAAACTCTGGAAAAACAAGAGCTAAACTTTCTGAAGACGGTAAACATTACATCATCAATGGACAAAAAATGTGGATTTCTAACGCAGGTTTTGCAGATACATTCACATTTTTTGCAAAAATTGATGATGATAAAAATATCACAGGTTTCGTAGTAAACAGAAGCGAATTAGAAAATCCTGAAAGCCTTACTTTCGGTGAAGAAGAGCACAAATTAGGTATTAGAGCTTCTTCTACTCGTCAGGTTTTCTTCAATGATATGAAAGTTCCTGTAGAATGTCTTTTGGGTGAAAGAAACAATGGTTTCAAAATCGCTTTAAATGCATTAAATGTAGGTAGAATTAAATTGGCTGCTGCTTGTTTAGATGCACAGAGAAGAATTTTCAACCTTTCTGTTCAATATTCAAACGAAAGAAAACAGTTCAATACTCCTATTTCTACTTTCGGAGCAATTAGAAAAAAATTAGCGGAAATGGCTACTGCTACTTTCGTTTCAGAAGCGGGTTCTTACAGAGCGGCTCAAGATATTCAAGATAAAATTGATGCTCTAGTTGCAGGAGGAATGTCTCATCAAGAAGCTGAGTTAAAAGGTGTGGAAGAATTCGCGGTAGAATGTTCTATCCTAAAAGTTTATGTTTCAGACATCGCTCAAAAAGCAGCAGATGAAGGAATTCAGATTTTTGGAGGTATGGGATTCTCTGAAGATACACCAATGGAAGCAGCTTGGAGAGACGCCAGAATTTCTAGAATTTATGAAGGAACCAACGAAATCAACCGACTTCTTTCTGTGGGAATGTTGATTAAAAGAGCTTTCAAAGGCGAAATTGATTTAATGTCTCCTGCAATGGCAGTTGGAAAAGAATTAATGGGAATTCCTTCTTTTGAAACGCCTGATTATTCAGAATTTATGTCAGAAGAAAAAGCAATTATCGCAAATCTTAAGAAAGTATTCTTAATGGTTTCTGGTGCTGCTCTTCAGAAATACATGATGGAAATTGAAAAGCAACAACACTTGTTAATCAATGCTTCAGAAATTTTAAACCAAATTTACATGGCAGAATCTGCAATTCTAAGAGTTGAGAAAAACTTCGGTCCAGATTCTATAGAAGCAGCAATGGCTCAATTAAACCTTTACAAAGCAGTAGAAGCTGTAATTACAGCTGCTAAAGAAGGAATCGTTTCTTTCGCTGATGGAGATGAGCAAAGAATGATGCTTTCTGGTCTTAGAAGATTTACAAAATATACCAATCAGCCAAACGTAATCGCGTTAACTGAGAAAATTGCTAAGCATTTTGTAGAGAAAAACTCTTACTAA
- the truB gene encoding tRNA pseudouridine(55) synthase TruB translates to MNAEDFLNGQVLLVDKPLDWTSFQAVNKLKYKLKREFNLPKKFKIGHAGTLDPRATGLLIICTGKFTKKIPEIQDAPKEYIAEIKIGVQTESYDTEKPEILHADYSHITEDFIKETLAKFVGEIEQKPPVFSAIKIDGNRAYDLARAGQEVDMKSRKTTIHYLNNIEIQLPFITFTVGCSKGTYIRSLAHDIGQNLGVGAYLTQLRRTKIGEYHVENAHAEILENEFRFENF, encoded by the coding sequence TTGAACGCAGAAGATTTTTTAAACGGACAAGTACTTTTGGTGGACAAGCCTTTGGATTGGACCAGTTTTCAGGCTGTTAATAAATTGAAGTACAAACTGAAAAGAGAGTTCAATCTTCCTAAAAAATTTAAAATCGGTCATGCTGGAACGCTGGATCCTAGAGCAACTGGCTTATTGATTATCTGCACCGGAAAATTCACCAAGAAAATTCCAGAAATTCAAGATGCTCCAAAAGAATACATCGCAGAAATAAAAATTGGCGTACAAACAGAATCTTACGACACCGAAAAACCAGAAATACTTCATGCCGATTATTCACACATTACAGAAGATTTCATCAAAGAAACTTTGGCAAAATTTGTAGGGGAAATTGAGCAAAAACCGCCTGTTTTTTCAGCTATAAAAATTGATGGAAACCGTGCTTATGATTTAGCAAGAGCTGGTCAAGAAGTAGATATGAAATCTAGGAAAACCACCATTCATTATCTCAATAACATCGAAATTCAACTTCCTTTTATCACTTTTACCGTAGGTTGTAGCAAAGGAACGTACATCAGAAGTTTAGCGCACGATATTGGTCAAAATTTAGGAGTTGGTGCTTATCTTACTCAACTCAGAAGAACCAAAATAGGAGAGTATCATGTAGAAAATGCACATGCAGAAATTTTGGAAAATGAGTTTAGATTTGAAAATTTCTAA
- a CDS encoding cell division protein FtsX — translation MAKLAEDLNKKRLRSSNITVSISIALVLFLVGLFGLILINAQKYSDYIKEQLVVEAYFDDYIDPRDSAKAEQLQKLAYERIKLQPFVKKAKFITKQEATELAKKQLGIETDALFEGDIFPPSVEVTLKPEYVDPVKISDVVKKLNEVEGVKEVKNDSKLTIEVYNNLNRILTWILAFSILFLIVAMVLINNSIRLKIFSKRFIIKTMQLVGAKRRFILKPFVKEAVILGIIGAIIGLTALFTGWYFFTSEIGTPFVQDTNQYIWLVAIVFGVGILITVISTVFATWRFLASSVDDLYYS, via the coding sequence ATGGCAAAATTAGCAGAAGATTTAAACAAGAAAAGGCTCCGTTCTAGCAACATTACCGTATCCATTAGTATTGCATTGGTATTATTTTTAGTAGGACTTTTTGGGTTGATATTGATAAATGCTCAAAAATATTCAGATTATATCAAAGAGCAATTGGTGGTAGAAGCTTATTTTGATGACTATATAGACCCTAGAGATTCTGCGAAAGCAGAGCAGTTGCAAAAATTAGCTTACGAAAGAATAAAATTGCAGCCTTTTGTAAAAAAAGCTAAATTTATAACTAAGCAAGAAGCTACTGAACTTGCCAAAAAACAATTGGGTATAGAAACAGATGCTCTTTTTGAAGGAGATATTTTCCCACCATCTGTAGAAGTTACTTTGAAACCAGAATACGTAGATCCTGTAAAAATAAGTGACGTTGTAAAGAAACTGAATGAAGTAGAAGGCGTAAAAGAAGTGAAAAACGACAGTAAATTGACAATTGAAGTTTACAATAACCTCAATAGAATTTTGACTTGGATTTTGGCATTTTCTATCTTATTCTTAATCGTAGCAATGGTGTTGATTAACAACTCTATTCGTTTAAAAATATTTTCTAAACGTTTCATTATCAAGACTATGCAATTGGTAGGTGCAAAACGCAGATTCATCCTTAAACCATTTGTAAAAGAAGCGGTAATTTTAGGAATTATCGGTGCTATTATTGGTTTAACAGCTTTATTTACAGGTTGGTATTTCTTTACCAGCGAAATCGGAACTCCATTTGTACAAGACACCAATCAATACATTTGGTTAGTCGCAATCGTTTTTGGTGTAGGTATTCTCATCACCGTCATCAGTACAGTTTTTGCAACTTGGAGATTCTTAGCGTCTAGTGTAGATGATTTATATTACTCATAG
- a CDS encoding AraC family transcriptional regulator — MIREDKHLLYTPELTGHEQLQNIIENKTTFTLNNCEFSLYETHKKTEDVKLKFNDLTFTAMLRGKKHMKLENKSEYFDYFPGETVLVSPGETMVIDFPEADEAPSQCIALSFSPDFVEESLHYLNTKLMKVDESTCWRISSEEFYLFNSLPLASATNNLMRIAMEDNMNKDIMADLALKELLVRLMQTQAGKLIENDYKTLKTSNRLAFIIDYIKNNLHQKLSIEHLAKLTFVSKSNFFKLFKYELGTSPNEYILQQRIKRAKELLKENQSIKEVAFATGFSDTNHLIKTFKTFEGITPKNYQRNLFSEYKIVS; from the coding sequence ATGATACGAGAAGACAAACATTTGCTCTACACCCCTGAATTAACAGGACATGAGCAATTACAGAACATTATAGAAAATAAGACTACTTTCACTTTAAATAATTGTGAATTTTCTTTGTATGAAACGCACAAGAAGACAGAAGATGTTAAACTAAAGTTTAATGATTTGACTTTTACAGCGATGTTACGAGGGAAAAAGCACATGAAATTGGAAAATAAATCTGAGTATTTTGATTATTTTCCTGGAGAAACGGTTTTAGTTTCTCCTGGAGAAACAATGGTCATCGACTTTCCAGAGGCAGACGAAGCTCCTTCACAATGTATTGCACTAAGTTTCAGTCCAGATTTTGTAGAAGAATCTTTGCATTATCTCAATACCAAATTAATGAAAGTAGACGAAAGCACTTGTTGGAGAATTTCTAGCGAAGAATTTTATCTGTTCAACAGTTTGCCACTGGCTTCTGCAACCAATAATCTCATGAGAATTGCCATGGAAGATAACATGAATAAGGATATTATGGCAGATTTGGCGCTGAAAGAATTATTGGTAAGACTGATGCAAACTCAAGCAGGAAAACTCATTGAAAACGATTACAAAACACTGAAAACTTCAAACCGATTGGCTTTTATCATAGATTATATTAAAAACAATCTGCATCAAAAATTAAGTATTGAACATTTGGCCAAATTGACTTTCGTAAGTAAATCTAATTTCTTTAAACTCTTTAAATACGAACTTGGAACATCGCCTAATGAATATATTCTTCAGCAAAGAATAAAACGTGCAAAAGAACTCCTCAAAGAAAACCAAAGCATCAAAGAAGTAGCTTTTGCGACTGGTTTTTCTGATACCAATCACCTCATCAAAACCTTTAAAACTTTTGAAGGTATTACTCCGAAAAATTATCAACGAAATTTATTTTCAGAATATAAAATCGTTTCTTAA
- a CDS encoding coiled-coil domain-containing protein, which translates to MKFRELKTENSTLLDKMADSVISWIGSSASLVFHTLLFITSFLLPLFKVVEFEEMLLVLTTIVSLEAIYLSIFIQMSVNKSNKHIEVIKEDVNEIQEDIDEIQEDIDEIQEDIDEIQEDIDEIADDEDEDEHKEKAQKVILKSNVSNNKQEIKELKAKIHDLQSKLEELIQKDFN; encoded by the coding sequence ATGAAGTTTAGAGAACTTAAAACAGAAAATAGTACGTTGCTAGATAAGATGGCAGACAGCGTTATCAGTTGGATTGGTTCTAGCGCTTCATTGGTATTTCACACTTTGCTATTTATCACCAGTTTTTTACTTCCTCTTTTTAAAGTTGTAGAATTCGAAGAAATGCTTTTGGTTCTCACTACGATTGTGTCTTTAGAAGCCATTTACTTGTCGATTTTCATTCAAATGTCTGTCAACAAGAGCAATAAACACATAGAAGTGATTAAGGAAGACGTAAACGAAATTCAGGAAGACATTGATGAAATCCAAGAAGACATTGATGAAATCCAAGAAGACATCGATGAAATTCAGGAAGACATCGACGAAATTGCTGATGATGAAGACGAAGATGAACACAAAGAAAAAGCTCAAAAAGTAATTCTCAAGAGCAATGTTTCTAATAACAAGCAAGAAATCAAGGAATTAAAAGCGAAAATTCACGATTTACAATCGAAATTAGAAGAGTTAATTCAGAAAGATTTTAATTAA
- a CDS encoding four helix bundle protein — MKAHRLQDLQIWKRSMSLVKEIYLITQDLPSEEKFGLISQIRRCAVSIPSNIAEGAGRNNVNEFIQFLGIASGSAYELETQLILLFELNFKTEKEISALLNELSEIQKMIYSFKTKLKNG; from the coding sequence ATGAAAGCACATCGTTTACAAGATTTACAAATTTGGAAAAGATCTATGAGTCTAGTTAAAGAAATTTATCTCATTACTCAAGATTTACCTTCTGAAGAAAAATTTGGTTTGATAAGTCAAATCAGAAGATGTGCAGTATCTATTCCTTCTAATATCGCTGAAGGAGCTGGCAGAAATAATGTTAATGAATTTATTCAATTTTTAGGAATTGCTTCAGGTTCTGCATATGAATTAGAGACTCAATTAATTCTATTGTTTGAATTAAATTTTAAAACAGAAAAAGAAATTTCTGCCCTATTAAACGAACTTTCTGAAATACAGAAGATGATTTATTCTTTTAAAACAAAATTAAAAAACGGTTAG
- the rsmA gene encoding 16S rRNA (adenine(1518)-N(6)/adenine(1519)-N(6))-dimethyltransferase RsmA produces the protein MNVKAKKHLGQHFLTDENIAKKIVEGLDFQPYQYVLEVGPGTGVLTKYLLEKPTETYVAEIDTESIEYLKLHYQKLENKHFTGDFLKINLSDVFSGEVAVIGNFPYNISSQILFKIIENYQQIPEMVGMFQKEVAERTAAVPRTKDYGILSVLVQAYYDVKYLFTVHENVFNPPPKVKSGVIKLTRNRKDGLEGNEILFKQIVKTGFGQRRKKLSNALKSLDIPEVLKSHAFMDKRAEELSVEDFINFTQEWKSAKN, from the coding sequence TTGAACGTAAAAGCAAAAAAACATCTTGGTCAGCATTTTTTAACTGATGAAAATATTGCCAAAAAAATCGTAGAAGGTCTTGACTTTCAACCATATCAATATGTATTAGAGGTAGGTCCTGGAACTGGTGTTTTAACCAAATATCTCCTCGAAAAACCTACCGAAACTTACGTTGCAGAAATAGACACAGAATCCATAGAATACCTAAAATTACATTATCAAAAACTTGAAAATAAGCATTTTACAGGTGATTTTCTCAAAATTAATTTAAGTGATGTTTTCTCTGGAGAAGTGGCGGTAATTGGCAATTTTCCCTACAATATTTCGTCTCAGATTCTTTTTAAGATTATAGAAAATTATCAGCAGATTCCAGAAATGGTAGGAATGTTCCAAAAGGAAGTGGCAGAACGTACAGCTGCGGTTCCTAGAACCAAAGATTATGGCATTTTGTCGGTTTTGGTTCAAGCTTATTATGATGTAAAATACCTGTTTACCGTTCACGAAAACGTATTCAACCCGCCTCCAAAAGTAAAATCTGGAGTCATCAAACTCACCAGAAACAGAAAAGATGGTTTGGAAGGCAATGAAATTCTTTTCAAACAAATTGTAAAAACAGGTTTTGGCCAAAGAAGAAAAAAACTGAGCAACGCACTGAAATCTCTAGATATTCCAGAAGTGTTAAAATCTCATGCTTTTATGGATAAACGTGCAGAAGAACTGAGTGTAGAAGATTTTATCAACTTCACGCAAGAATGGAAATCCGCAAAAAATTAA
- a CDS encoding undecaprenyl-diphosphate phosphatase, with amino-acid sequence MDLIRAIIIAIVEGLTEYLPVSSTAHMIFTSSFFGIQEDEFVKMFQVSIQFGAILAVVFLYWKKFFDFKNIKFYLKLGVAVLPALVLGKLFDDKIETVLEKPIPIAVVLILGGVILLFIDQIFTKHTIDDEKDITFKKALTIGFWQCLAMMPGTSRSAASIIGGMQQNLTRKAAAEFSFFLAVPTMLAVTAYSIFVKDWNHNGLEQKGYEMIFATPENTMSFFVGNLVAFVVAVIAIKFFIGVLTKYGFKPWGWYRIIAGILLLIYFGWVK; translated from the coding sequence ATGGATTTAATCAGAGCAATTATTATTGCAATTGTAGAAGGTCTTACCGAATATTTACCCGTTTCTTCTACCGCACACATGATTTTCACGAGTTCATTTTTTGGAATTCAAGAAGATGAATTTGTTAAAATGTTTCAAGTTTCGATTCAGTTTGGAGCAATTTTAGCGGTAGTCTTTTTGTATTGGAAGAAATTTTTTGATTTTAAAAATATCAAATTCTATTTGAAATTAGGAGTAGCCGTTTTACCAGCTTTGGTTCTAGGAAAATTATTTGATGATAAAATAGAAACAGTTTTAGAAAAACCTATTCCCATCGCAGTTGTTCTGATTTTGGGTGGTGTCATTTTACTTTTTATCGACCAAATTTTCACCAAACATACGATAGATGACGAAAAAGATATCACTTTTAAAAAAGCATTAACGATTGGCTTTTGGCAATGTCTTGCGATGATGCCAGGAACGAGCAGAAGTGCGGCTTCTATTATTGGTGGAATGCAACAAAACCTTACCAGAAAGGCTGCTGCAGAGTTTTCATTCTTTTTGGCAGTTCCTACCATGTTAGCCGTAACTGCTTATTCAATTTTTGTAAAAGATTGGAATCATAATGGTCTTGAACAAAAAGGATATGAAATGATATTTGCGACTCCAGAAAACACGATGAGTTTTTTCGTAGGGAATTTGGTAGCATTTGTAGTAGCAGTTATTGCGATTAAGTTTTTCATTGGTGTTTTGACCAAATACGGCTTCAAACCTTGGGGTTGGTATAGAATTATCGCAGGGATTTTATTGTTGATTTATTTTGGTTGGGTGAAGTAA
- a CDS encoding thiolase family protein translates to MKQAYIVAGYRTAVGKAPKGSLRFTRPDVMAAKVIEKLMADLPQLDKDRIDDLIVGNAMPEAEQGLNVARLISLMGLNTDKVPGVTVNRYCASGSEAIAIASAKIQAGMADCIIAGGAESMSFIPMGGYKPVPESHYAKSHPDYYWGMGYTAEEVAKQYNISREEQDQFAFESHQKALKAIAEGKFAKQIVPIPVEYNFLDENQKVQTKKFDFSVDEGPRADTSIEGLAKLRPVFAAGGSVTAGNSSQMSDGAAFVVVMSEEMVKELNLEPIARLVSYAAVGLEPRIMGVGPIYAIPKALKQAGLSLQDIGLIELNEAFASQSVAIKKELDLNPEILNVNGGAIALGHPLGCTGTKLTVQLLDEMKLRGVKYGMVSMCVGTGQGAASVIELL, encoded by the coding sequence ATGAAACAAGCATATATAGTAGCAGGTTACAGAACAGCGGTAGGTAAAGCTCCGAAAGGAAGTTTAAGATTTACCAGACCAGATGTAATGGCTGCAAAAGTGATAGAAAAATTGATGGCAGATTTGCCTCAGTTAGATAAAGATAGAATCGATGATTTAATCGTTGGTAACGCAATGCCAGAAGCAGAACAAGGCTTAAACGTTGCACGTTTGATTTCTTTAATGGGATTAAATACCGATAAAGTTCCTGGTGTAACTGTAAATAGATATTGTGCTTCTGGAAGTGAAGCGATTGCGATTGCTTCTGCTAAAATTCAAGCAGGAATGGCAGATTGTATTATTGCAGGAGGTGCAGAAAGTATGTCTTTCATTCCAATGGGAGGTTATAAACCAGTTCCAGAAAGTCATTATGCAAAATCTCACCCAGATTATTATTGGGGAATGGGCTACACTGCGGAAGAAGTGGCAAAACAATACAATATTTCTAGGGAAGAACAAGACCAATTTGCTTTTGAATCTCATCAAAAAGCTTTGAAAGCTATTGCTGAAGGTAAATTTGCAAAACAAATCGTTCCAATTCCTGTAGAATATAATTTCTTAGACGAAAACCAAAAAGTTCAAACCAAAAAATTTGATTTCTCAGTAGACGAAGGTCCTAGAGCAGATACTTCTATCGAAGGTTTGGCAAAATTAAGACCAGTTTTTGCAGCTGGAGGTTCTGTTACCGCAGGAAACTCCTCTCAAATGTCTGATGGTGCTGCTTTCGTAGTAGTAATGTCAGAAGAAATGGTAAAAGAATTAAACCTTGAGCCAATTGCAAGATTAGTTTCTTATGCAGCTGTTGGCTTAGAGCCAAGAATTATGGGGGTTGGTCCAATTTACGCAATTCCAAAAGCGTTAAAACAAGCTGGGCTTTCTCTTCAAGATATTGGTTTAATTGAATTGAACGAAGCCTTTGCTTCTCAGTCAGTTGCCATTAAAAAAGAATTGGATTTAAACCCTGAAATTTTAAATGTAAATGGTGGAGCAATCGCTCTTGGTCACCCTCTAGGTTGTACAGGAACTAAATTGACGGTTCAGCTTCTTGACGAAATGAAATTAAGAGGCGTGAAATACGGAATGGTTTCTATGTGTGTAGGAACAGGACAAGGCGCAGCTTCTGTAATTGAACTATTGTAA